The following DNA comes from Diadema setosum chromosome 20, eeDiaSeto1, whole genome shotgun sequence.
gaATCTGCTACATGGGTTTGTTGGGggaataagtaaaaaaaaaaggtggcatcaaaactttttgcttgcccaattcgAGCAAGCATTTTTCGACCTGTGATTAGTTTAATATTATGCACCACGTTTAAAAGGGATTTGCCATGAATGCAACACAGATGATCCATCAAGGACTCCTTTTCTCCTTCGTTTTATGTTACATGTAGATACCGACAGGTGTCAGCGTCCACACCAGGAGGGGCACGACAACAGAATGAGTGAGTACTTGACTGTCCCGTTGTAAACATTCAAAGCCGATATTCTAGAATCTACTTTGGTTTGTGAAGCTGTTGCAGTTGTTTGTGTATAAAAGTATTTACTAAGCAAGAACCTTGGTTATTCAAGTTGGTATCTGGTATCATGTGATATCTCTTTCACTATGAAAGGTACCGGTAATGGTGAAATCTGGTTGATTCAGCATTGATATTTTTATCATGTATCAACTCAAACTGTTAGAATGTCTAAAATAGTTGCTTTTACAGCCAAAGGCAGTCATCAGTCTATAGAAttagctactttttttttctctctctctcttttcactTATGATAAGATTAATAGAGCAAGAATTCCGTCCTgatgccccctcccccatacTTGCCAAATTTATGTTGCGTGCATGCATCCATGACAAGAATAGGGTACATGTCTCGAGAGTGATACTACATCACCAAAAATTACTGGGGCTCGGGGAGGGGGCCGCCCTTGAGCTggcaaattttgtattgtaagTCCAAGCTCATTTCCAGTAAAGCAAATTTGAAGTTTCACAAACCTAcagctcttctttttttttttccccgttcaACACTTCATATGTATCTTAATACCATAGAAGGACCAACACTATCAGTAATACAGAGCATGCAAATTGATCTCACTAAACcttttggcccgaattcacgaaggtggtacaaatgaaaccttGGTTCAAACCatagacaaaaaccatggagcgccaagtgccACCTagaatattttgttatgaaattggtcatttcgtctacaaaatgaccatttcgttaatgaaattatcatttcgttgaagaaatgttcatttaattacaaaatgttgtcatttcctcacaaaataacaatttcatcgacgaaatgactgatttcgtaacaaatatttcttgtgacacttggcgctccaagGTTTTTGTCCACGCGTATGATGTATTATGTAGGGCGCAGTCTATTACTGTGTAAACACGgagatggcaaaacaatgtatcgcatgtacatgtatatcattggTTTGCCAAGTCCATACCTGTCGTGTGTTGAGCAGGAGCATGCATATCGCCGCTCACATTGTTTTGCcagcaaaattttgaaaatttccagTAGAAGGGAGCACCATACAAAAATGTATCTCAGTAACGGAATGGGTTCTGATTTCAAGATTTGGTCAAGAGGTAGATTATTCTAAAATAAGGTGAAATGTGTGACTAAGTTAATTTTCATGACTCTTAGACATACAGCTACacattgttttgccatctcaAGGCCGGGAGGTGGGGGGAATTATAATTCCAATGCATTCTTGAATAATAATTTTAAGAGTGTGCAATCACTCTTCATGCTTTTTCAGCTGTAttgttttattctgtatttGCAAGCACATTGTATTATAAATGACATACATGAAGAGACACAAGAGAGAGAATGGGGTAGATTCAAAGAGCAGAGAACTCTCATTTGTgacatttgtttttcacatcaTTCTTTCAGAGCACACTCAGAGCGATGTCAGCTTAATTTAGCATCTGACTGGGGTGACAGGACAGTCGCCATATTTCATCCTGTTGAATTGGCAGATATTCCTACAGACGGACAAGAACGAAGACAAGAAAAGCACAAAAGATGGAAGCCAACACGCATCAAAGGAAAACGAGCAAGGGTAACACCTCAAAATGATTTGGcagacacactcacacacccaGGCAACAAAAATAGGAAGCGAGATGCATCCACATTAATCCGCAAACGCATTACCCTCGCCATAAGATTTGAATCAGGGCCTGATGTGACAGTTAGGGGTGCCAGTATCTGTGAGGTGAGAGCTGAAGCTGATGAGGAAAGGTCAGGATGCAAGAAAATGGAGATTGAGAAGCAAGAGGAGAAAAAgcaaaaagaggaggaggaggaagagaaggaggaggagtgGTTGGAGTCAGAACCAGAAGAGCAATATGATTCCAAAGACCTTGATTACCTTTCATCTCCAGCTGCTGAAAAGGATACTAATGAAGGTGAAGAACCTTTCAAGAGGAAGAAGGCACTCAGGTGAACATACATTATTTATATCTCTGATCTTTGTGTGATggtatgtattatgtaacatGAAGTAATTATATGTTTTGACATCTGAGATCTCAACACTAAATTTATTCTATACTTCTGACTTTTCATGGTTTTACATGCCAGAAAGAAAACCTACTCgcctgaaggaaaaaaaaagaaaaaaaagaggaaaggagGAAATGTTAAAAAAGTGTTTTATCTTGTTCTGATATCAACCAGTTAGGCCTCTCTTGATTTAAAACCCTAAATCTGAAGAGTTTTGATTTCTTATTATACCCCAgcccacacatagtgtgtatgagggtataggaatcactctgaggtcgGCTGGTTGATCGGTCAGTCAGTGGGTTTCCTGTCTCAAAATCTTGTGGCTCGAACTGCTCTCATTTTTTAGCTGTTTACCTAACATTTGGCTGATGTATCTGCTATCATAGATGTGCAAGATAACCTCTTTCGTTTGTATAGAGttatgcattgccatggtaacagcaaattttataaaaatcatgcaaaatgtcATGGCTCAACTTGAGCAATTGATCTCAAATTCTACATAATATGTGACTGCTATCATAGGTAGATGTTCTAGACCAGCGCAGCACACTAACACTGGTCTGacagtccctgaccagtaaaaatcactgtcagactaTCAGACTAATAAccttttcaggaatggaccactaaaacatgaaaaactggGTACATACTGGTTCGagacaggtcagaccagtagaaaaaatgggttagtgtgcacaGATACCATTTTCTTCGCATTGCCTTGACAACAACAAAGTTTCATAACAATCACAAAATGTTCTGGATCGAACTACATGTACTCTCAGTTTTAAAGCAGTGgagctgaaattttgcacattcGTATGTGCAGTCAATCAATGTTACGTGTAATTGTGCAGGACTCCTTTTTCTTGAGTGTTAAGAAATCTGTTGTCATAGCAAGAGCTGTTTTTATACCAgtcatacaaaatatttggattAATCTAACTTCCTccatttttgagcaattgaccccaaatttagCATACATGGCCAGCATCATAGGTGGATATGAAAAACACCTTTTTTCATATCACGTTAGTGTATAATGCATTGCTGGCCCAGGCCATGGCaatgcatattttcataaaaatcgcATAAAATGTTGTGGATGGACCACTCTCTCAGTTCCGTTGGCACATATGCAGTGATCATTGTAATATTTAGTTTAAGAAATTGTTGAGAAATTACAAATAGTTGCATAGCAACACCTCATTTTGAATATAAATTAAAAGTACTATCAGTTCACCTAACTTTATCAGGCTGAGCATTTGGGCTAAAagttggcacatgtgaccgcttTAGTACATAGATGTGCAAGCTTCATCTTCTGTCATTGTTGAAcgatgtgttgccatggcaacagcacattttaaatgaaaatagtaCAAAAATACTATGGATTCAGGTTAGCCTTTTGCTTGAGACATGGCTCATGTGACTGCTTTATtacatagatgtgcaaacttgaCCTTGGcatattaaaaatatatattttgtgttttcatgtgGTTTTTATGTACCCCTGCATACAAGGTACACAAAGTGTATAGGAATCAGTGTATGGgcagtcgggggggggggggggggggtcggtcAGGCGGTCGGGCTGTCCGTTGCAAATCGTGCATCACAAACTTCTACAGTTTTaaagcaattttgatgaaacttagGCTATGATACATTGACTttgaggtgtagatgtgcaacacattttttgtgtttgtcggagaaaGCATTGCCATTGTAACCACAATTTtcccaaaaccttgtggagtgaaaacacatacagctgtatgtacttccacaatatttgagcaatttatttcaaatttggtatgtatgatgatgattcttgatctataagtgtagttatgcaatacacacattggcccgaattcacgaaggtggtacaaacaaaaccatggtttaaacagtggacaaaaaccatggagcgccaagtgtcgcacggaatatttcgttatgaaattggtcatttcgtcgataaaatgacaggtttcgttaacgaaattatcattccgtggacgaaatgttcatttagttacaaaatgttgtcattttgttacaaaataataatttcatcgacgaaattactgatttcgtgatgaaatattccatgcgacacttggcactccatggtttttgtccatggtttaaaccatggttttgtttgtaccaccttcgtgaattcgggccattatgtTTGTACCCAacaaggcgttgccatggtaacggcattttttcttgaatcttgtggagtgaattGCTTCCTTGATTTCGAAGCACTTGAACTCAAATTTAGTGTACATGATgtcattgaggtgtagatgtgcaaaacatatttttcatgtttgtcataagaaaacgttgccatggtaaccacaatttcccccaaaaccttgtggagtgACCTACTTCCagagtatttaagcaatttatttcaaatttggtatgtatcatgatctgtAGGTGTATTTTGTTCAAGACACATTTTATGTTGTGTACCCGACAAGGCATTGCTAtcgtgattatctagggaatttgggggtcatgggtcaaaggtcatgggttaaaggtcaaattcaactcctcaaaatttcactatttccctcatattgatgcaatgcctgcaggatttttcttgaaacttaaagcagatgcatgtacatgttttcCCTTTGAGAACAGAGATCCTCAGGGAAGGTTCTTGCCAGGATACCAgtcagaaggtcaaaggtagattaaaagtgaaagtgctaaattccACTTCTtcatatctcgaaagtgactcaaggtatcacCATTGAATTTAGTACATATTCATGCAAGTTCTACCTGACGGTGactctcttgggaattttagggtcatagggtcaaagatcaagggtcaAAAGCTTGGTTAAAATTCTAAAACTTTACTACAGTATCAAGAATACTGAACTTATaccttttctccataccttgaaaattactcaatgcataaacttataaaagggtcaaaagtcaagtagtcaaatccccaaataccagCACTCTTGGACaaagccattcatccaatttaaatctagttcaaggaaagtgcaaagtcaacacatttgtgacaaacctgtcattttaatattttgccatttatgtgaaactgctatcacacattgtcaagacgttgtactatagacctattaggagaaccgtgcattatggcggaggcataccagccACCACAGCAAAATTTCTAGTCTTCACCTACATAGTGCAAATGATTTGTACTTtccattttttatgcctccgccacgaagtggtgctggaggcattatgttttcgggttgtccgtccgtccgtccgtacgtctgtgTCCGTCAGCATTCGTTTATCatgcgataacttgagtaatattcactggaattttaccaaacttggtccaagtattaAGTATGatgggcaattacttgattagattttgggtgaaattgaccaaaggtcaaaggtcaaggtcaaatcatgaaattgtatctgtttacgcgataactcgaGACTGGATCACGCACATTTCACCAAAGTTTGTCCGAGGATAATGTAtggtgggacaattacttgattgattttttagtgaaatcggacagaggtcaaaggtcaaagatcaaggtcaaatcctaaaatttatctgtttatgtgataactcaaaactggatggaGCAGCTTTccccaaacttggtccaaggatgatgtatgatggggcgattagttgagtagattatagtgacagtggcaagaggtcaaatgtcaaaaggtcaaggtcaaatgctaaaaatgttgctatttccccccaTATCCATAccatgcccaaaggtattttcttgaaacttagtgtagaccatgtactactgcataaagattctccagagagagtttcatgtcataaggtcaaaggtcaaaaggtcaaaggctaggtgaaaatttacaatttcacttttctcacaaatggttcaatgtatcttcatggaacttggtacatacgcatgtactgactggcagggattatctagggaatataggggtcatgggtcaatagtcagggggtcaaaggtcaaggtcaactcctcaataTTTACTATTTccttcatatactagtatatatgcaatgattgcattattatttttaaaattcaatatacaatatgtacatgtattacctaatggagattctcttggaaatttcctgccagaaggtcaaaggttaagggtcaaagcaaggttttaatgcaaaaaaaaaaaaaaatctactttgcACTGttattacactctttcttcatacctttgaaattactcaatgcataaacttataaaagggtcactCAGAagttaagtaaaaatcctcaattccccaaatacatgtacctgaacTCTTTCATAGACAATAATGCAAACCtggttcaaggaaagtgaacattcaagatatttctgacaaacctgtggTGTcacttcaatattttgccagttatgtgtaactgtcatcacacattgtgaagacattgtactatacacctattgggagaaccatgcattatggcggaggcatcagtcgccatagcgacatttctagtttttttctgGATTCATCTGTGattgtgttgttttcttctctgttgttaATTCTTTGTGCAGGGGACAAGGATGGCTGAAGAACTACCTGAAGGAGTGTATGAATCTGCCAAAGTGTTTTAGGTGTACCATTTGTCAGGCGTTGTTCTCATCTGTACAGAAATTTGACAAACACATGGGCCGTAATCATGAGGCAGAAGGGAAGGTGTTCAGGAGTGAGCTGCTGCAGCTGctagagaagaagaagacaccACAGGTCCTGGAGAGGTACAAGGAAGAGCTCCG
Coding sequences within:
- the LOC140243938 gene encoding uncharacterized protein: MKAEESTGKKRKPRVPSLQQRIKSKERQKRYRARSSVISVSREIVQELQAIGQENGISSNGDVIALLISTYRQVSASTPGGARQQNEAHSERCQLNLASDWGDRTVAIFHPVELADIPTDGQERRQEKHKRWKPTRIKGKRARVTPQNDLADTLTHPGNKNRKRDASTLIRKRITLAIRFESGPDVTVRGASICEVRAEADEERSGCKKMEIEKQEEKKQKEEEEEEKEEEWLESEPEEQYDSKDLDYLSSPAAEKDTNEGEEPFKRKKALR